The genomic region CCAGCTGTAGTGGTATTGACCTGAAATTCTGTGCCGTTGGGCTGGTAGTTAAAAGTGCCTGTTTCGGTCAGGGTGACAGTACCGTTGACGCCGCTGGGGTGACGGGCTGAAGCGTGTAAGTTGCCCATACCGTTGGCAATTTGAGAGATGCTCAAGTTGCTGGCGGTGAGCCTAATTGTACCGCCGTTGCCGCCTTCCGTACCGCCATCGGCGGAGACTTCAGCTAGGCGCTGAATTTCCAGCTTGTTGTTGGCGTTCATTACAATGAGTCCGCCGTTACCAGTCCCCGTCGCGCTGGTGGTGATGGTGGCTTTCTTTTGGGTGGCGATGTTGTCGGCAATAGTTATATTGTCGGCAAATAACCCGGCGACGCCTTTTTCTGCGGCGATATTACCCAGGGTTTGAATATTATTTGTGCCGTCTGTGGTGACATTAAATACCATGTTCCCCAAGGCTGATTCTGCTACTTGCACGTTTGTACCAGCCGCTAGGATTGAGTTCCCTGTTGGAGTGGTGATGCTACTATCTGCGTCTTGATTAATATTTTTAGCTAGAAGCCATACTTGTCCGCCGTTGGCTGTAGCTATCTGTGCGCCGCTTTGCAGGACGATGTTACCGCCGACACCAGTTTGGCTGAAGTTATATGTGCCGTTGAGGAAATCGCTGTCGCTGATATTGAGGGTAGAAGCGATTAAATCCTGAACGTTGATTGCAGCACCCGCACCGAAAAGAATGCCGTTGGGGTTAATCAGAAATACTCGTCCGTTCGATTGCAGCGCACCAAAAATTTGGGAAGGGTTACTGCCAGTGACGCGGTTGAGGACGGCGCTGGCTGCATCTGGTTGGAGGAAACGAGTTACTTCACCTGTATTGATGGAAAATCCCTGCCAGTTGATGATAGTTCCCCGCGTGTTGGTAATTTCTAGGGTACTGGCGTTGGGATTGGCTAATGTTGCACTACCGTTGACTACAGTCGGGGCGGTGGGATTGGCAGAAGCGGGAGTAGATAAGTTTGCTAAGGTTAGAGCAATGAGAGCGATCGCAACTTTTGCTGAATATTTCATGTTTTTATAGCTCGATTGGATTAAAACGAATAATTCAGACTAAAATGCACCCGCATATCACCTGAATTGCTAATCGCAGACCCTTTTAGCACATAGCCCAAATCTACAGCAGTATTGAGGCGGTTGTGCAAATTCCAACGCCATCCTAGCCCAGTTGTCCAGAGAGTGTCATTATCTGGTTCCCCTGGTAGTGCCTTTTCCCGCCAGTATTGTCCTACATCAGTAAAAGCTAGGAAGCGATGACCGTTTCCTATTACTGGCGTGTAAATTTCTATACTTGCGCGTAGCGCGTTATCTCCAGCTGCTTCGCGTTCTTCTAAACCCCGAATTGAGCGCAATCCGCCTAATCCAAATTGTTCGCCAGAAATCAGCGGTTCTCCTGCATATTGACCCTCTCCTTGAACGTTAAAAAGCCAGCCGTTAGGAAACGTGTATTGGTATGTTCCATTAATTTCAAATAAGTCCCAGTCTGCTTTTGCTCCTACCCGACTCTCGCTGTAAGTTTCATTGTTATTTCTACCAACTAATCCAGGAATATTCCGCACGTAACGAATTCCAGCGGAATAACCATTATTGCCTTTGCGAGCCGTATATTGGTAGCCTAAACTAATAGGCAAAGCAGCTACATCTACACCCAAATTTTCGCCAGCAAAGTCTATGGTATTTTGAAATAAGCGATAGTCTATGCCAATATCTAGCGTCTGTCGGTCTAAGGCAGTGCGGCTAATATTGTGCAAGAAGTGAATGCCCGTAGCTACTCCCTGCCCGGATACATCAAAAATATCAGCGATACGACCGCTGTTGACATCGGAGTAACTAGCACTAAAATTTATAACATCGCCCCAGCTTGGTATTGGTACTTGATAAAAGAAGCCGAATTGCTTTACTTTGTCCAGTTTTTCTGGCGACACGGTAACGCTAAAAGCCGCTAAATGCCCTATGTTGAATGTATTGTTATTTTGAGCAATAAAACTTAAACGAGTGCGTCCGCTAGACTCCGTACCCGTGTTATCCAATCGGATGGAAAAACGTTGGGGATTTTGGTCTTGCACCTTAATATCAACATTGGTTTTTCCCTCATCTCCTGGTTTAAAATCTAGAGTTAATTGACGCGATGGATTATCGTTGGCTAGGAATAACTGGCGAGAAAGGCTGTTAAGATTTGGCAACCGATTTTCTTGCAGTTCTGGCAAGGCGGTGCGGATGTTATTTTGACTGAAGTAGCGGT from Microcoleus sp. FACHB-831 harbors:
- a CDS encoding ShlB/FhaC/HecB family hemolysin secretion/activation protein — its product is MYHLMQALVIVALETRQAQNIKLDNTAQFNVSAREHYPKPIIPASDQPSISDKLAEASPEDLQVSEASTINQLALEEIQIAQKQQNSPPEQNYPVFPEAVPEKQEIPATNLPADSPDVLRFPIKKFLLQGNTLLSNEEAQRRIKKYLGENKNLSDLTAAREALIEAYRQAGYSLVSISSPKRQTLEGIFQIDITEVSVGSITINGNRYFSQNNIRTALPELQENRLPNLNSLSRQLFLANDNPSRQLTLDFKPGDEGKTNVDIKVQDQNPQRFSIRLDNTGTESSGRTRLSFIAQNNNTFNIGHLAAFSVTVSPEKLDKVKQFGFFYQVPIPSWGDVINFSASYSDVNSGRIADIFDVSGQGVATGIHFLHNISRTALDRQTLDIGIDYRLFQNTIDFAGENLGVDVAALPISLGYQYTARKGNNGYSAGIRYVRNIPGLVGRNNNETYSESRVGAKADWDLFEINGTYQYTFPNGWLFNVQGEGQYAGEPLISGEQFGLGGLRSIRGLEEREAAGDNALRASIEIYTPVIGNGHRFLAFTDVGQYWREKALPGEPDNDTLWTTGLGWRWNLHNRLNTAVDLGYVLKGSAISNSGDMRVHFSLNYSF